From Piscinibacter gummiphilus:
CACGACCGCTTCGGCGGGCAGTCCGGCAGCGCGGCGCTGGGGAGCGGGGAGGGTGGGTTGTCGTGGTGGTTCAACGTGAGCCGGCTCGACAGTGAAGGGCAGCCGATCACGTTTGCAAACAGGCGCGTGGCACAAGGCACGGTGGGCAACAGCGGCGTGCCAGTCACGGGCGCGGTGGCCGATCGCAACCCCTCGGTGCAGGACTGGTGGATCCTCGGCGACGGCGGCCGCAGCCACACCGTGCAGGACCACGCCAAGCTGAAGCTGGCGTATGACATCACGCCGACCCTGCGGGCCTCGTACACGCTCGGCTACTGGCGCAACGACACCGAGCGCGAGGGGCGGAGCTATCTGCGCGATGCGGGCGGCAACGTCGTCACCACCGGCACGGTCAACATCGACGGGCGCGACTATGTGCTGGTGCCGGGCGATTTCGCGAGCAGCAAGGCCCGGCTGGACCATGTGGCCCAAGGGTTGAGCCTCAAGAGCCAGACCCGCGCCGAGTGGGATTGGGAGGCCGCGGCCAGCGTCTACGACTACCGGCGCGACGACGTGCACAACTCGGCGACCGGCCTCACCGACATGCAGGGCACCGGCTGGAACACGCTGGCGCTCAAAGGCATCTGGCGGCCGGTCGGCACCATGCACACGGTCGAGGCCGGTGTGCAACGCGACGCCTTCAAGCTGCGCAGCCAGGCCACGTCCGGCCGTTCGTGGCTGCAAAGCCTGTGGATGCAGGACGCCTGGCACCTCTCGCCGGACTGGCGCGCGGTATTCGGCGCTCGCGTGGAGCAGTGGGAGGCCAGGTCACCGGTGGCGACCCAGGCCGAGCGTCGGGAAAACTGGTTCTCGCCCAAGCTCGCGATCTCGCATGCGCTGGACGAGGCCTGGTTGCTGAAGGCCTCGCTCGGCCGTGCGGTGCGGGCGCCCACGGTGGTCGAGCTGTACCAGACGGCCTCGGCGGGCACACAGGGGGACCCGTCCCTGCGCCCCGAAACCTCATGGACCGGCGAACTGACGGCTGAGCGCAGCCTCGGCATGGGCCTGCTGCGCACGACCTTCTTTGCCGAACGCACCGAAGACGCGCTGTATGCGCAGACCGACGTGACGGTGGTCCCGTTCGTCACCCGCGTGCAGAACGTCGACGCCATCCGCACGCGTGGCCTAGAGTTGGCGTTGCAATGGCCTCAAGCCATCGTTCGAGGTCTGGACCTCAATGCGAGCCTCACCTTCGCCGATTCGCGCATCGTGAGGAACGACAAATTCCCCGCGAGCGTCGGCCACTGGCAACCCCGCGTGCCACGCTGGCGCGCCACCGGGCTGGCCAGCTACAAGGTCGATGACCACTGGAGCGCGAGCCTCGGGTTGCGCTACAGCGGCAAGCAATACGGCACGCTCGACAACAGCGACCCCAACGGCCGCACCTACACCGGCGTCAGCTCGTTCCTGGTGGCCGACGTGCGCGTGGTCTATCGATTCGACAGACAGTGGTCGGCCGCCTTCGGCATCGACAACTTCAACAACGAGCGCTACTGGGCCTTCCACCCCTACACGCAGCGCACCTTCAACGCCGAACTCAAGTTCGACCTGTGATCATTCCCTCAACCCCCAGGAGCTCCGACATGACCCTCACCCTCACCCGCCGACTGCTGGCCGCACTTTCGCTGAGCGCCCTCGCACTGGCCGCCCACGCCCACTCGTTCAAGCTCGGGGAGCTGACGATCGGCCACCCCTATGCCCGCGCCACCGCACCGGGCCAGCCCACGGGCGGCGCCTACCTGAGCGTGCGCAACGCCGGCGCGGCTGGCGACAAGCTGGTCTCGGCCAGCGCCGATGTGGCCGCGAGCGTGGAATTGCACGAGATGAAGATGGAAGGCAACGTGATGCGCATGCGCGAGGTGTCGGCCGTCGAGGTGCCCGCCGGGCAGGCCGTCGAACTCAAGCCCGGTGGCCTGCACATCATGCTGATGG
This genomic window contains:
- a CDS encoding TonB-dependent receptor gives rise to the protein MNKPSLATLAVAAAWSSLAAAQAQLDRVTIVGGRPATLPLEIPTTTESIDAAQIARSINATDSEDALKYFPSLNVRKRYIGDHDHAVLASRASGTGNSARSLVYADGILLSNLLGNGATFTPRWGLVTPEEIDRVDVLYGPFSAAYPGNSVGAVVDYVTRMPRAFEAHVKLQGYSQRYKQYATHDRFGGQSGSAALGSGEGGLSWWFNVSRLDSEGQPITFANRRVAQGTVGNSGVPVTGAVADRNPSVQDWWILGDGGRSHTVQDHAKLKLAYDITPTLRASYTLGYWRNDTEREGRSYLRDAGGNVVTTGTVNIDGRDYVLVPGDFASSKARLDHVAQGLSLKSQTRAEWDWEAAASVYDYRRDDVHNSATGLTDMQGTGWNTLALKGIWRPVGTMHTVEAGVQRDAFKLRSQATSGRSWLQSLWMQDAWHLSPDWRAVFGARVEQWEARSPVATQAERRENWFSPKLAISHALDEAWLLKASLGRAVRAPTVVELYQTASAGTQGDPSLRPETSWTGELTAERSLGMGLLRTTFFAERTEDALYAQTDVTVVPFVTRVQNVDAIRTRGLELALQWPQAIVRGLDLNASLTFADSRIVRNDKFPASVGHWQPRVPRWRATGLASYKVDDHWSASLGLRYSGKQYGTLDNSDPNGRTYTGVSSFLVADVRVVYRFDRQWSAAFGIDNFNNERYWAFHPYTQRTFNAELKFDL
- a CDS encoding copper chaperone PCu(A)C; protein product: MTLTLTRRLLAALSLSALALAAHAHSFKLGELTIGHPYARATAPGQPTGGAYLSVRNAGAAGDKLVSASADVAASVELHEMKMEGNVMRMREVSAVEVPAGQAVELKPGGLHIMLMGLKAPLKQGDKFPLKLKFEKAGEVTVTVNVEGAGASHEMKH